In the genome of Gemmatimonadaceae bacterium, the window GTTGTTCCTCAGCGGTGCGACGGCGTGGACCGGTTGGGTGTTCTGGCGACACCATCGCATTGTGTCATCTGCCGGCGCACGACTGCTGGCGGTGTCGTTCTTCGCCTGGGGACTTCACCATCTCGACTATCCGATCCTGCGGGCGCAAGGCGCGTGGACCCCGTGGGGCTATTATCTCGACATCTGCTTCGAGTTGCTGGTCGGGGCGGGATTGGTGCTGCTGGTGCTCGACGATCTCGGACGTGGCGTGCGCGCGCTCTCGGCGCTCTCGGGAGACCTGCAGCGCCACGATGCGCAGTCCGACCCGATGGACCTGTTGCTGTCACGGCCGTTGACACTTCCCGGCGTGCGGGGCAGCGCGATGTTCCAATTCGACGGCGAGACCACCGGCGGTCGTTTCGTGCGCGGCGCCGGCAGCTGCGCTGGGTGGCAGGATACGACTCCGCATGCAGCGGTGGCCGATGCGCTCACGCGCATGCGGCTCACGCGACGCCCGCAGGTGGTGGCGTCGGTCGGCGAGTTTCCGTTCATCGCCGCCCTGCCGGTCACGGCGGCCAACCGTCTCATCGGCGCGCTCGTGATGGCGGGCGATGTGCGCAATCCGTTCACGGCACTCAATGACGACTTCCTGCTGGCGTTGGGCCAGCAAGTGGGTGCCGCGCTGGAACAGTTTGAACTCGACGGCGAACTGGCCGCGCGCACCACGGCCCTTGAGCGTCTCTCGGCGCGCATGGTGCGACAGCATGAGGAGGAGCGGCGCCGCCTCTCGCGCGAACTGCACGACGAAACGGCACAGGTCTTCTCGGCGGTGAAGATGCAGTTGGAATCGCTGCGCCCGTCGCTGGTGCCGCAAGCCTTCTCGCGCCTCGATCGGCTGTTGTCGCTGGTGGATCAGGGCATCGCGAGTATCCGTCAGGTGACCAGTGGCTTGCGTCCGTCGCTGCTCGATGATCTCGGGCTGGTGCCGGCGCTGCGCTCGCTCGTTACCGACTTCAATGAGCGAAGCGGACTGCAGGCCACGTTGACGTCGCCTGATGTCGTGCCGGCACTTCCACCCGACGCGGATCTGGCGCTCTTTCGCGCGCTGCAGGAGGCGTTGTCCAACGTCACCCGTCATGCCGGTGGCCATGCGGTGGCGGTCGTGCTGACCGTCGACGCTGGTGGCTTGTCCATTATCGTTCGGGATGACGGTCGCGGCTTTCCCGTCGGGCGGGATTGCCGGGTGAAAGAGACGGAAGGTCGAATGGGATTGACGGGCATGCGCGAGCGCATGCACGCCGTTGGCGGCACGGTGGCGCTGCGCAATGCCGCGCCGGGTGCGGAAGTCACTTTACGATTGCCGTTGATGGCGGGAGTGACCGTATGACGAATATCCGGATTCTCGTTGCGGACGACCACGCGCTCGTCCGCGAAGGCATTCGGCACGTGCTGGACGCCGAGCCGGGGTTTGACGTGGTGGCCGAAGCGGCGAATGGACGGGAGGCCGTGGAGCTTGCGCTCGTGCATCGGCCCGATGTGGTCGTGCTGGATATCACGATGCCGGAAGAGACGGGTCTCTCGGCGGCAGCGCGGTTGCGCGAGTTATTGCCGTCCGCGCGCGTGCTGCTCTTGAGCATGCACGATCAGACAGAGTATGTGCGCGAAGGCATCCGGATTGGCACGCACGGATATATTCTCAAGGACAGCGCCGGAGGTGAATTGCGCACGGCCATCCGCACGGTGCACGCCGGCGGGACGTTCTTCAGTCCGGCCGTGGTCAAACGCCTGACCACCGCGACACCGGCGCAAGCGCCGGCGGCGGCGGTGCTGTTGGGCGCGCTGACACCGCGCGAACGCGACGTGCTGGATGGCGTTGCCCGAGGACTCACCAACAAGGCGATCGCCGCCGAACTCGGCATCAGTCGTCGCACCGTGGAAGCGCATCGGGAGAGCCTCATGAAGAAACTGGAAATCCATAATGTCGCCGGACTGACACGCTTTGCGCTGGAAGCCGGCCTGACCGGGACACCGTGAGCCACTGCCCCAGGGTATTCCGTGTCATGCGCATGGCCGTCACGGTCGCCTGCAGTATCGCGGCTTCGGTTTCGCACGCGCGCGCGCAGGCCGGAACCGCCGTGCATCCCGGTCCACTCGTGCCGACCCGCCCTTCGCCGGGCGTCGGCGCCATCGGGCCTGTGGACCGTTTCCCGTATGCCCCGGGCATCGACGTGCAGCATTACGATCTGGCGTTGACGCTGCCGGCACGCGGTTCCGAAGTCCGTGGGGTCGCAACCCTGACGGTCCTCCGGGATCGTGCCGTCGATACGCTGCGACTCGACTTGATCGCGCTGTCGGTCGACACGGTCACGGTCAACGGTCGGGCGCGCGACGTGATACGTGACAGCGCGACCGTTCGGGTGCCTTTGCGTTCTTCGGACGGATCGCGACTCCGCGTCGTGGTGCGCTATCATGGTGCGCCCCGTGACGGACTCATTGTCCGTGAAGATTCCACTCGCGGATGGAGTGCCTTCGGCGATAACTGGCCCAATCGCGCACGCTTCTGGATCCCGTCGATCGATCACCCGAGCGACAAAGCGACGGTCAGCTGGCGGGTGACGGCGCCGGCCGGCCGGACCGTGGTCGCCAACGGTACGCGGCTCACGCGCGGCGCACCGGTGTCGCACCGCGACGGCATACCTTGGGTGACCACGCGTTTTGCGATGTCGCAACCGATTCCCACCTACCTGATGGTGATTGGCGCGGCAACCCTTCGCGAGACGCGTCTGGGTCGTACCGCGTGCGGTGCGGGGCCCGACGGCGGATGCGTACCGCAGTCGGTGTGGACGTTCGTGCCGGAGACGCCAACGATGCCCGGTAACTTTCGCGAGGCCGGGCGCATCGTGTCGACATTTGCGGCGCTCGCGGGCCCCTTTGCGTATGCCCATCTCGACCATGTGCAGTCCGCGACGCGGTTTGGGGGCATGGAGAATGCCACCGCGATCTTCTACTCGGATCAGGCGTTTCGCACCCAGGGCGTCGGCGTGTCGCTCATCGCACACGAGACCGCGCATCAGTGGTTTGGCGACGCGGTCACTCCGCAA includes:
- a CDS encoding GAF domain-containing sensor histidine kinase; protein product: MTGLPSALAPALVQEAFASSPHLLLVSELAATLLQGAITTGLTALCAHLYTRYQRPWFGWFALAWGMYVARLLCILSFLLTNHRIWLYLHQVTTGWTALILLWAAMVFLRQPPTRPRYLWYALFPPVWSYIAIYQLDHFLWAALPAVLFLSGATAWTGWVFWRHHRIVSSAGARLLAVSFFAWGLHHLDYPILRAQGAWTPWGYYLDICFELLVGAGLVLLVLDDLGRGVRALSALSGDLQRHDAQSDPMDLLLSRPLTLPGVRGSAMFQFDGETTGGRFVRGAGSCAGWQDTTPHAAVADALTRMRLTRRPQVVASVGEFPFIAALPVTAANRLIGALVMAGDVRNPFTALNDDFLLALGQQVGAALEQFELDGELAARTTALERLSARMVRQHEEERRRLSRELHDETAQVFSAVKMQLESLRPSLVPQAFSRLDRLLSLVDQGIASIRQVTSGLRPSLLDDLGLVPALRSLVTDFNERSGLQATLTSPDVVPALPPDADLALFRALQEALSNVTRHAGGHAVAVVLTVDAGGLSIIVRDDGRGFPVGRDCRVKETEGRMGLTGMRERMHAVGGTVALRNAAPGAEVTLRLPLMAGVTV
- a CDS encoding M1 family metallopeptidase → MRMAVTVACSIAASVSHARAQAGTAVHPGPLVPTRPSPGVGAIGPVDRFPYAPGIDVQHYDLALTLPARGSEVRGVATLTVLRDRAVDTLRLDLIALSVDTVTVNGRARDVIRDSATVRVPLRSSDGSRLRVVVRYHGAPRDGLIVREDSTRGWSAFGDNWPNRARFWIPSIDHPSDKATVSWRVTAPAGRTVVANGTRLTRGAPVSHRDGIPWVTTRFAMSQPIPTYLMVIGAATLRETRLGRTACGAGPDGGCVPQSVWTFVPETPTMPGNFREAGRIVSTFAALAGPFAYAHLDHVQSATRFGGMENATAIFYSDQAFRTQGVGVSLIAHETAHQWFGDAVTPQRWADLWLSEGFATYFAAVYTQRSRGDSAFRAELQRIRGEILAAPVVVERPVVDSVGSAMPMSLLNANSYQKGGFVLHMLRVQLGDPAFFGALRDYQRRYRHGTATTDNLQRLLERRAGTSLTPFFAQWLHRPGWAEWTITWTWRAETSSLVMQVVQGTRFAPFAAPLTLVVRDRDGRETMVRTQVSAVPSQQVVVKVPGVRDVADLVADPRVELLGTVTLLHAMP
- a CDS encoding response regulator transcription factor — protein: MTNIRILVADDHALVREGIRHVLDAEPGFDVVAEAANGREAVELALVHRPDVVVLDITMPEETGLSAAARLRELLPSARVLLLSMHDQTEYVREGIRIGTHGYILKDSAGGELRTAIRTVHAGGTFFSPAVVKRLTTATPAQAPAAAVLLGALTPRERDVLDGVARGLTNKAIAAELGISRRTVEAHRESLMKKLEIHNVAGLTRFALEAGLTGTP